From candidate division WOR-3 bacterium, a single genomic window includes:
- a CDS encoding replication-associated recombination protein A codes for MTQAQSAVPLAERMRPQSLEEFVGQKHLLDKGKPLRTMIENGELHSMIFWGPPGSGKTTLAYLIAKYTKAHFVSFSAVTAGVSDIRQVINDAEHYQKMFNQSTILFVDEIHRFNKAQQDAFLPYVEQGKIILIGATTENPSFEVISPLLSRCRVYVLNQLNPDEIKAIIKQAISSPRGLKDFNVSLSNQALNYIINIAQGDARVALNLLELATKTTGPDKIGRRRISVKTLEDIALRKMLLYDKSGEEHYNLISALHKSLRDSDVDAALYWLARMLEAGEDPLYIARRLVRFAVEDIGDANHLALVVAIAAKEAVEFIGRPEGDLALAQAVVYLAQAPKSNQIYKAYELAKKDALESLTEPVPLHLRNPVTKLMRDLGYGKGYKYAHDYPNAKVDQEHFPQSLKGRKYYTPYPKKKTN; via the coding sequence ATGACCCAAGCGCAATCGGCAGTGCCATTAGCCGAACGCATGCGACCACAAAGTCTTGAGGAGTTTGTTGGTCAGAAGCATCTTTTAGATAAAGGAAAGCCCTTGCGCACCATGATTGAAAATGGTGAACTACACTCAATGATCTTTTGGGGACCACCTGGTTCAGGCAAGACGACCCTGGCTTATCTCATTGCTAAATACACTAAAGCACATTTTGTCTCATTTAGTGCTGTCACGGCTGGGGTGTCTGATATTCGACAGGTGATCAACGATGCTGAACACTACCAGAAGATGTTTAATCAAAGTACTATTCTCTTCGTTGACGAAATTCATCGTTTTAATAAAGCACAGCAAGATGCCTTTTTGCCATATGTAGAACAAGGAAAAATTATTCTTATCGGAGCTACTACCGAGAATCCATCATTTGAAGTTATTAGCCCATTGCTTTCCCGCTGCCGAGTTTATGTGTTAAATCAACTTAATCCCGATGAGATTAAAGCAATTATTAAACAGGCAATATCATCACCACGTGGTCTTAAAGATTTTAATGTCTCGTTGTCAAACCAAGCACTTAACTATATCATCAATATTGCGCAAGGTGACGCCCGAGTGGCCCTTAATTTATTAGAATTAGCCACCAAGACCACTGGACCAGATAAAATTGGCCGCCGCCGAATTTCCGTAAAAACCCTGGAAGACATCGCCTTGCGTAAAATGCTTCTTTATGACAAGTCCGGCGAAGAACATTACAATTTAATCTCAGCGCTTCACAAGTCACTTAGAGACTCAGACGTTGATGCCGCATTATACTGGTTAGCTCGGATGCTTGAAGCCGGTGAAGACCCGCTGTATATCGCTCGTCGTCTAGTGCGTTTTGCTGTAGAAGACATTGGTGATGCTAACCATTTAGCCTTAGTAGTGGCAATTGCAGCTAAAGAGGCCGTGGAGTTTATTGGGCGACCAGAAGGAGATTTAGCTTTAGCTCAGGCTGTGGTGTATTTGGCACAAGCCCCGAAGAGCAATCAGATATATAAGGCTTATGAATTAGCCAAGAAAGATGCCCTAGAAAGTCTTACCGAACCAGTGCCGCTCCATTTGCGTAATCCGGTTACAAAATTAATGAGGGATTTAGGCTATGGCAAGGGCTATAAATATGCTCACGATTATCCAAACGCTAAAGTTGACCAGGAACATTTTCCGCAATCCCTAAAGGGTAGAAAGTATTATACGCCGTATCCTAAAAAGAAAACTAATTAA
- a CDS encoding pitrilysin family protein, with protein MKTLKWTVLGLVFSTIIYGLPISRDTLPCGLIVLTYETHQLPFIELRWVSYAGSAYDPKGKEGLANFTNKMLTRGTKTRNAYQLNQELEFLGASLSEGVSKELGFFHLRFLSKDTDTILEILADILQNPAFSEIELQKLKTKTILEIKEDLDYPYELGARKFFSLLLKDHPYGHEPSGDTETVARFTLHDVKEFYQRHYTLNNSFLVAAGDFKREEFLRKLNEHFKDLPRGNKLEEIPEIPPGPYAESPQGYIIHKPELNQSYVFLGFYGISERNEDLVAVRAMNFILGGSPLVSRIGNRVRESAGLAYDVRSGFYRWRYGGVFIATTQTSDPVRAVRYITEEIEKLSKTGVTLQELNRTKTFYLGNFPFNFDSMRDKVTFLQDLELYGRSLDYPEKFQENIRALTGEKINTAAKKYLYPTNYLLVIVTNLSKDSLNIPGINWLN; from the coding sequence ATGAAAACTTTAAAATGGACAGTTTTAGGATTAGTATTTAGCACGATAATTTATGGTTTACCAATTAGCCGAGATACCCTGCCTTGCGGTCTTATAGTCTTAACTTATGAAACTCACCAGCTGCCATTTATCGAGCTGCGTTGGGTGTCGTATGCTGGTAGCGCCTATGACCCCAAAGGTAAAGAAGGATTAGCGAATTTTACTAACAAAATGCTTACCCGGGGGACCAAAACTCGAAATGCGTATCAGCTTAATCAAGAATTAGAGTTTTTGGGCGCGTCACTAAGTGAAGGAGTTTCAAAAGAACTCGGGTTTTTTCATCTCCGGTTTTTAAGTAAGGACACCGATACAATCTTAGAAATCTTGGCCGATATCTTACAGAATCCAGCTTTTTCTGAGATCGAACTTCAGAAGTTGAAAACCAAAACTATTCTAGAAATCAAAGAAGACTTAGATTATCCCTATGAACTGGGAGCAAGAAAATTTTTCAGTCTGCTTCTTAAAGATCATCCATATGGTCATGAGCCATCAGGTGATACCGAGACGGTTGCCCGATTTACTTTGCACGATGTTAAAGAATTTTACCAGCGTCATTATACCCTTAATAATAGTTTTCTAGTAGCGGCTGGAGATTTTAAGCGTGAGGAGTTTTTAAGAAAGCTCAATGAACATTTTAAAGATTTACCGCGAGGCAACAAATTAGAAGAAATTCCAGAGATCCCACCGGGTCCTTATGCTGAGAGTCCTCAAGGATATATTATTCACAAACCCGAGCTAAATCAGTCCTATGTTTTTTTAGGCTTTTACGGTATTTCTGAACGAAATGAAGATTTGGTTGCGGTGCGGGCTATGAACTTTATTTTAGGAGGATCGCCTTTGGTCTCCCGTATTGGTAATCGAGTTCGAGAAAGCGCCGGCCTTGCTTATGATGTTCGATCGGGATTTTATCGTTGGCGTTACGGTGGAGTTTTTATCGCTACCACCCAGACCTCAGATCCGGTTCGAGCTGTTCGGTATATAACTGAAGAGATAGAAAAATTATCGAAAACTGGCGTAACTTTACAGGAGTTAAATCGCACTAAAACTTTTTATTTGGGGAACTTCCCGTTTAATTTCGATAGTATGCGCGATAAAGTCACATTTCTTCAAGACTTAGAACTATATGGTCGGAGCCTTGATTATCCAGAAAAATTCCAAGAAAACATTAGGGCATTAACGGGAGAAAAAATAAACACCGCGGCTAAAAAATACTTATATCCCACTAATTATTTACTTGTAATTGTCACAAATCTTTCAAAAGATTCGTTAAATATCCCAGGGATAAATTGGCTTAATTAG
- a CDS encoding pitrilysin family protein, translating into MRKPQALMIGCFLLSFALLNAQINFSKPYEDYPIYEATLKNGLRIIIYKDSTTPIISSQLWFNVGSIYDPPSRSGLSHLLEHMDGTKNYKPREITQIIDSLGGEDNAFTSNLYVCYWVDLTKEFYDTALKLLAERLANLLITEEKFLSERNVVMEERRLGENEPYDVLWEQFDLLAYRFHPFRNPVIGWMEDIKRITLKDLINHYQTYYQPQNAILVLAGDVDIERALAQVNKYFGKIKSKPVSHPKFYEPPQAGEQSLVLYRKVSLPAVLLGYRTADSLDQEYYALEVLEGLLSWGKDARLYKKLVEEKNLALRVWAYNDLEREAGTFKFFVVPKKLECLDTIIALIYKELEHLMSLGPDSITDFEMARITNNIIANEIYSRDRVRGMGMRIGRQLIVSGSLDDMVSYPERIKQVTKEDVREILRKYFVPKNRTIVKLLPEDEKK; encoded by the coding sequence ATGAGAAAACCTCAGGCTTTAATGATCGGATGTTTTTTATTGTCCTTCGCGCTGCTTAATGCCCAGATAAATTTTTCCAAACCATACGAGGATTATCCAATTTATGAAGCAACCCTGAAAAATGGTTTACGCATAATTATCTATAAAGATAGTACAACTCCGATAATTTCGTCTCAGCTCTGGTTTAATGTCGGCTCGATTTATGACCCCCCAAGTAGGTCCGGGCTTTCGCATCTTTTAGAACACATGGACGGCACGAAAAATTATAAACCCCGAGAGATCACGCAGATTATCGATTCCTTGGGTGGCGAAGACAACGCCTTTACTTCTAATTTATATGTTTGCTATTGGGTCGATCTTACCAAAGAGTTTTACGACACAGCCTTAAAATTATTAGCCGAACGCCTGGCGAATCTTTTAATTACCGAAGAGAAATTTTTAAGTGAAAGAAATGTTGTAATGGAAGAACGCCGGCTCGGCGAAAATGAACCTTATGATGTGCTTTGGGAACAATTTGATCTTTTAGCTTACCGGTTTCATCCGTTTCGGAATCCGGTGATTGGATGGATGGAGGATATCAAACGGATTACTTTAAAAGATCTAATTAATCATTACCAGACTTATTATCAACCGCAGAACGCTATTTTAGTCCTGGCCGGCGATGTCGACATTGAAAGGGCCCTTGCCCAAGTAAATAAATATTTTGGTAAAATCAAGTCAAAACCAGTAAGCCATCCGAAGTTTTATGAACCACCGCAGGCTGGCGAACAATCCTTAGTGCTCTACCGCAAAGTTAGCCTACCAGCAGTACTTTTGGGCTACCGAACTGCAGATTCTTTAGATCAAGAATATTACGCCTTAGAAGTTCTAGAAGGACTATTAAGCTGGGGTAAGGATGCGCGTCTTTATAAAAAACTAGTTGAAGAAAAAAACCTCGCCTTAAGGGTTTGGGCGTATAATGATTTAGAACGCGAAGCTGGTACCTTTAAGTTTTTTGTGGTGCCTAAGAAGTTAGAATGTCTTGACACGATAATTGCTCTTATTTACAAAGAACTAGAACATTTAATGTCTTTAGGCCCAGACTCAATTACTGATTTTGAGATGGCTCGGATTACCAATAATATAATTGCTAACGAGATATACAGCCGAGACCGGGTGCGCGGTATGGGTATGAGAATCGGTCGGCAACTAATTGTGTCCGGCAGCTTAGATGATATGGTTAGTTATCCAGAGCGAATTAAACAAGTCACCAAAGAAGATGTGCGAGAAATCCTTAGAAAATATTTTGTCCCTAAAAATCGCACAATTGTTAAATTATTACCTGAGGATGAGAAAAAATGA
- a CDS encoding choice-of-anchor J domain-containing protein: MRSIKVLCCFVIVSIAWAQLEESFSSETFPPEGWQIINYDGGNTWLRNSTNAHTPPGCAGCLWSEYYLTNDDWLVTPRLIVGEADTLKFYYRSASTTLESLEVRLSFKGPTVNNFTRTLWAKRFNNTSYQLAKIPLRSYKDSIVYIAFRYYVSYPLQPIGEGVYLDDITGPAIYQIHDVGVTQILAPVGVSIESIVWPRVRVKNFGSYPETIPVVFKIPAVHYEKHETTYLLAGNDTTIIFPSCTLGVGEYQALAYTVLDSDENNSNDTCLVGFIVRTHNVWQRRANFPVLVKTSGSSLCSDENGFIYGMRVSDTNFYAYDINNDNWSQKKSIPIKTKSGFGLVYGGDETIYVFTKNQKVVYRYAITTNTWHPSESLPIKPKTNTAFCRQNNHIYALLGDTCFYRYSLENNSWERCKGLPVKTKAGTALTGTTDGYLYAITGNKKAFHRYDPNANSWTLLESAPCRIKKGAALSSNGNTVYALIGGRTKKFYCYQADMGWQELDSVPIEIKGGSSLAAAQGSIYALLGSTTNLFYRYLPEPSKHLSQPKSLNVLPQLLTIISSNKDRPDQLPVSQTVVIYNALGVPVGTMELAAKTQLHRILQNIPSGIYFIVDKQRTRFRLIRIGP; the protein is encoded by the coding sequence ATGAGAAGTATTAAAGTCTTATGTTGTTTTGTAATTGTAAGTATTGCTTGGGCGCAGTTAGAAGAGTCCTTCAGTAGCGAAACTTTCCCACCTGAAGGTTGGCAGATTATTAATTATGATGGCGGAAATACCTGGCTGAGAAATAGCACCAATGCCCATACTCCGCCCGGCTGTGCTGGTTGTCTGTGGTCGGAGTATTATCTTACGAACGATGATTGGCTTGTTACGCCACGCCTTATTGTCGGCGAAGCCGATACCTTAAAATTCTATTATCGCAGCGCTAGCACTACTTTAGAAAGTCTTGAGGTGCGGCTTTCGTTTAAGGGTCCGACGGTTAATAATTTTACTCGAACACTTTGGGCAAAAAGATTTAATAATACCTCTTATCAGTTAGCCAAAATTCCCTTACGAAGTTATAAAGATTCTATTGTTTATATTGCCTTTCGTTATTATGTATCCTACCCCTTACAACCAATTGGTGAAGGTGTCTATCTAGATGATATTACCGGACCAGCGATCTATCAGATTCACGATGTCGGGGTAACCCAAATTTTAGCTCCAGTTGGGGTAAGTATTGAAAGTATTGTTTGGCCACGGGTCCGGGTTAAAAATTTTGGTTCGTATCCGGAAACAATCCCAGTGGTGTTTAAAATTCCCGCGGTGCATTATGAAAAGCACGAAACAACTTATCTCCTGGCTGGTAACGATACTACAATAATCTTCCCAAGTTGCACTTTAGGTGTTGGGGAATATCAAGCCCTGGCTTATACCGTACTGGACTCGGATGAAAATAATTCCAATGATACCTGTCTAGTAGGTTTTATTGTTCGCACTCATAATGTCTGGCAGCGTCGGGCTAACTTCCCGGTGCTGGTAAAAACTAGCGGTTCCAGTTTGTGTTCTGACGAGAATGGTTTTATCTATGGCATGCGCGTCTCAGATACTAATTTTTATGCTTATGATATTAACAATGATAACTGGTCACAAAAAAAGAGTATTCCGATTAAGACCAAATCTGGCTTTGGCTTAGTCTACGGTGGGGATGAGACAATTTATGTCTTTACTAAGAACCAAAAAGTTGTCTATCGCTATGCGATCACAACAAATACTTGGCACCCCAGTGAGTCATTGCCCATTAAGCCTAAGACCAATACTGCGTTTTGCCGTCAAAATAATCACATCTATGCACTTTTAGGTGATACGTGCTTTTATCGCTATTCTCTGGAAAATAACTCCTGGGAACGCTGTAAAGGCCTACCAGTAAAAACCAAAGCCGGCACGGCGCTCACCGGCACAACTGATGGCTATCTTTATGCAATAACCGGCAACAAAAAGGCCTTTCATCGCTATGACCCAAATGCGAATAGCTGGACATTACTAGAATCGGCGCCTTGTCGGATTAAAAAGGGCGCGGCTCTTAGTAGTAATGGTAATACGGTGTATGCCCTAATTGGCGGCAGGACCAAAAAGTTTTATTGCTATCAGGCTGATATGGGTTGGCAAGAGTTAGATTCGGTGCCAATAGAAATCAAAGGTGGAAGCAGTCTGGCTGCGGCCCAAGGCTCAATTTATGCTCTGTTAGGCAGTACTACCAACCTTTTCTATCGATATCTACCCGAACCAAGTAAGCATCTGAGCCAACCTAAGAGTTTAAACGTGCTACCCCAACTGCTCACGATAATTTCTTCTAATAAAGACCGGCCTGACCAATTACCCGTGTCCCAAACTGTAGTAATTTATAACGCCTTAGGAGTTCCGGTCGGCACAATGGAATTGGCCGCGAAAACTCAACTGCACCGAATTTTACAAAATATCCCCTCAGGGATCTACTTTATTGTCGATAAGCAGCGGACTCGATTCCGGTTAATTAGAATTGGGCCATAA
- a CDS encoding HU family DNA-binding protein has translation MAKVTKQMLIKKLADAGGVSKKVAETMFNTLITTIMNSVKKGDKVAIPGFGTFMIRKTKARVGRNPKTGEEIQIPAKKKAVFRPGKEFKALVK, from the coding sequence ATGGCCAAGGTTACCAAGCAGATGCTCATTAAAAAGCTTGCCGATGCTGGCGGGGTGTCTAAGAAAGTTGCCGAAACAATGTTTAATACCCTAATCACGACGATTATGAACTCAGTAAAAAAAGGCGATAAGGTGGCGATTCCGGGGTTCGGCACATTTATGATTAGAAAAACTAAGGCACGAGTTGGTCGTAATCCCAAAACCGGTGAAGAGATTCAGATTCCAGCTAAAAAGAAGGCTGTTTTCCGCCCGGGCAAAGAGTTTAAAGCGCTGGTTAAATAA
- the mtnA gene encoding S-methyl-5-thioribose-1-phosphate isomerase: MPRALRYTKNQLIILDQSINGGLPNNPTYRELKSYEAVITAIKELKIRGAPLIGVAGAYGVALAAATIKPLSKEKLSAIAQEIGAARPTAVNLSWAIARMLKIITDPEVEIKRLPQLLLKEAKNIEAEEAGRSRAIGKIGAELIKDNSKIITICNTGWLASPGIGTALGVIYTAHRQGKKLKVYVLETRPLLQGARLTAYELKCAKIPYVVITDNMIGSVMNQIDIVLVGADRIARNGDTANKIGTLSLAIVARYFKVPFYVVAPTSTIDVTKKTGQEIPIEYRSEFEVKMLNERYIAPHDAQVYNPAFDVTPHDLIAGIITERGIYYPPFIKSLSRLSNES; encoded by the coding sequence ATGCCCAGGGCCCTGCGTTACACCAAAAATCAGCTGATTATCTTAGATCAATCAATTAATGGTGGCTTACCCAATAATCCCACCTATCGAGAACTAAAAAGTTACGAAGCGGTAATTACGGCAATCAAAGAACTAAAAATTCGTGGTGCACCCCTAATTGGCGTGGCCGGTGCATATGGTGTCGCCTTAGCTGCTGCGACGATAAAGCCACTGAGTAAAGAGAAATTAAGCGCGATTGCCCAAGAAATTGGTGCGGCCCGACCCACTGCGGTTAATCTGTCATGGGCAATTGCCAGAATGTTAAAGATTATTACCGATCCTGAAGTTGAAATCAAGAGACTACCCCAATTATTATTGAAGGAAGCAAAAAACATTGAGGCCGAAGAAGCCGGCAGATCGCGCGCAATCGGTAAAATTGGAGCCGAGCTGATCAAAGATAATAGTAAAATAATTACGATTTGTAATACCGGCTGGCTGGCAAGCCCGGGGATTGGCACAGCCTTAGGGGTTATTTATACGGCACATCGTCAGGGTAAAAAACTAAAAGTCTATGTGTTAGAAACCAGACCCTTACTGCAAGGTGCCCGCTTGACCGCTTATGAGCTAAAATGTGCGAAAATTCCGTATGTGGTAATTACCGACAATATGATAGGCTCGGTGATGAACCAGATTGATATTGTCTTAGTTGGGGCTGATCGGATTGCCCGAAATGGTGATACTGCGAATAAAATCGGCACTTTGAGTTTAGCAATCGTGGCCCGGTATTTTAAGGTGCCGTTTTATGTGGTGGCTCCAACCTCTACGATTGATGTAACCAAAAAAACTGGGCAGGAGATCCCCATCGAGTATCGCTCTGAGTTTGAAGTGAAAATGCTAAATGAGCGTTATATTGCCCCGCACGATGCTCAGGTCTATAATCCGGCATTTGATGTCACACCGCATGATCTAATTGCAGGCATAATTACTGAAAGAGGCATCTATTATCCACCATTTATTAAATCTCTTAGCAGGCTTAGCAATGAGAGTTAA